GGAATGCTTTCTGGATATTTGCTTACTCAACTTTGGTGTAGCTTGTGGTTGGCTGCTCGGAATTTATGTTTCCCCAGATACCCAGGCGGAAGCGGAACGTTTTACGCGGCTAGGAACCGCCGTGGGCTCCTTTCTGACAGGTTACGTTCTTTCTAAAAGGGATAAGTTCCTGGAATGGATTTCTTTACCAGCTAATTGGTCTTACGATGTCGCGTTTCGGTTTATTCTTTAGCTCTCGGGCTTATTGATTGCGGGGTTGGCGGCGTATACCCTCCGGGAATATATTCTCACGTCGCCAAATGAAAACACACAAGCGCATATCCTCTCGGACATTCCCGCGGCAAGCCGTAAGCTAATTGATTTGCCTTCATCAATTTCACCTACTTCGCGCTTACACTTTCTAATTCTGAAAGGGAAGGGCCCGGTAACAATTGGACGTGTAGCAGATGCTAAAAGCGCTCCCGCCATCAACATAGTGCTCTCCGGCGAAGGCGCCGCCTCCTCAGTTATAGAATTCTCTGCGCTTGGTGTAGGACCTGTCCTGGTTGTAGATAATAGCGGGAATGAAAATGTATCACTGCGGTTAGAAATACTTAAACCATCATAAGCATTCGCGTTTCACTACCTGCTTATTTATTAAGATATCAGTTTTCATCAAGGACAATTCGTATGTATTTCATCATTAGTTATGCAATATTATACCTTATATTTTACTTGTTAAACAGGGATTAATATATTAATATATTCGGCATTGCATGAACCAAAGCAACAAAACAAGCTACTCATCAATCAATTTACCGATAAATGGATACTGCTTCAGGCCTTGGACACAGATATTTATTTTTGTTAATAGTATTATGTACAACAATAGGATTTTTAGTGAGTTTTTTAGTTCTTAATACTAATTATATACAATACACAAAAATAGAAAATAAAGCAGTAACAAAACTAGCAGATAGTTCATATATAACCTTTAATATTACTCAAAAAATTAAACTTTCAGAATCAGATTCGTCCCACACCTTCGCAACAATAGCTCAACAAAATGAGAAAGCAATTCGCGTAAATACAAATAAGAATTTATTATTTAATTGTAATCCTTCCTTTTTAGTATGGACTCTATTAATTATTTGCACGGTTACGATTGCATCAGGTGCATTTCCAATATACATTATAAATATAATTAACATAAAGAAAATTTATGATATCCCAGTCATAAACTTTTACTTATTTATTATTTTTTCTGTCACATGTATTTTTATAATAACCATGCTTCCTTCTTTTCTGCATGGATATTACACACCGGCTAACATAATCAAAGATTTCAACATATTGCTTACTCATGGCGAAATAGTGCAAATTTTTTCAATTTTAATTTCTATGCTAAGCCTGCCTTTAATCATTACTATGTTTTTAGTAGGGTACGTTGTAAGCAATAAATTATTCGTTAATATTATAGATACGGCAGATGCAATTAAAATAGTATCTAATTTCAATGATTTGAAAAGCATGGTTGACACTGCCCTTCATGTATTAGCAAGCATTGTAGTGTTAGCAGGTTTTTGCAGTGCAAGTCTAGCTAAATCTATCAAGGCAGTTATGTCATTTTCAAATGGCTTCGATATTGCGCCAAGAGAAGCGAGTTACGCATACGGTCTATTTTACGCATTGCTACTAGCAATATGCTATGTGCCAGTTTATTATATTATAAATATTAAATCTATTCATTTACAAAAACAAATTACAAATTTCAAGTTTATTAGTTCAAGTGAACAAAATTTAATTTTTCAAAAGTTAGAAGGTGATTTGGTGTCAAGGGTGTCAGTACTAGAAAATTTCAAAACTGCATTAACAATTCTTTCACCTCTTTTAACCAGTTTAATTCCTGAAGATATTCTACGCTAGGAATATAATACTTCAGGGCAACTCCAGGAAAATTATAATAGGTCTTAATGAGATATATTGGCCGAAGTAAAACACCTTCAGTATTTAGATACTCTTTAGGACGCAGTAGTGCCAGTGGCCACTTCAAGCAGATCAAGCTAGCGATATACCGTAGAGCGGCCGATGCCGAGCAATTGGGCAATGTCAGCGGCCGTTTTATCTTTTTGCAGATACAAACTTTTGACTGCCTGCGCTTTACTTAGAGCCACTTTGCATAATCCAGGCGGTCGCCCGCCCGGGCTGCCGTTAAGCCGGCCAAGGTGCGCTCGCGGATCAGGTCCCGCTCGAACTCGGCCAGGGAGGCAAACAGGTTGAACATCAAGCGGCCTTGAGCGGCACTCGTATCCAGGTGGTATTTCAACCTCACCAACTGCGCCTGTTGTTGCTGCAAGCCGAGCACGAGTTTGACTAGGTGCTTTAGTTAACGCCGAAGCCGGTCGAGCTTCCAGACTACCAACGTGTCGCCGGGCTGGAGCTAGGCGAGCAGCTCGCGTAAGGCGGGACGCTCTTTGACGGCCGAGGCCTTCTCTTTGCCCACTTCTTGGCAACCGAAAGCGCGCAGGGCATCGAGTTGCAGATGCAGTTGCTGGTCTGGCGTCGATACCCATGCGTAGCCCCAAATCATACCCTGTTTACTGATGTGAAAGGATGAATAAGCTGATGAGAAAATGGTACATTCTATGCTCCATTTATTGACTCTAGAAAGAGACTTTTATTTAAAAACCATCCCGGTGTCTGCTTGGCCATTCATTGACTCGTATGCCCATATTGCTAATTCTATCCTGGCACATGTTTATAATCACGTATGCTTAAGGGACCACTACAAATAGTTATTTAGTTAAAAGCCTCCTACTTTATTCGATACTAGCTCCCCCATGACCTCTTATCAACAAACGCCAGTGGCCGCGTACTTGCATCAACTGGGGTGGCACAACTCATATCCTAGTTTCACTTTTTCGCTGCGTAGCCAGACCCCCTCAATGCCTTACCTAGCCCAAATAGCAGGGACACATATGTTCCTTGTCCATCGCGGCATGCAATCCCATGAACCCGTGGCCCTACGCGATATACTGCTCAAAAAACACTTGATAGAAGGAATCGGGCACGTCGCCGATGGTGTTGAGGAAGACTATAGCACTATAGTGGCGCAGGGTTTGAGCAACGAAGAGCATAGCTTGGCGGCAGGTATAGACCCTGATACTGTTGTCGCGGCCAAGCTCCTACATGGGGGATCAGTTACGATGATTGTGCCGTTTCTGAACCCCAAATTTTAAACGTAGTAAATACAGTAATAATAATAGTTGCAAGGAAAACTGTTGCAATAATAGTTAAGTTCTTGCCCTTCCAGTGCGTTTCACTTTGTACTATTGCAGCAATTATAATCGCTATAATTTGCGTTCCAGGAAATATTGCCAGTCCCGGCTTGATTTTACCCCCTCTAAATAAAAAATACGCGGGGTGTTTTGCATCTCGCTTCTTTATATAACTTTCCCAAAATAATACATCACACACTTTGGCAGCTCTCTTTTCACGTTTTCTCAAATATCGCCCTAATTGACTGACCCGAATATTGTTCCATATCCATGCATATGATATAAAATGCGCAAGAAATGGGTATAAAAGAATTAACAAAACTAGTTTATATATAGATGGATCATTTGTAAGATCTATGGTATCTGCTTTTTCTGATTTTAGGGCAAAGGCAAGAATAGCTGCCCACGCCGTGATAGCAATTTGAAGAACAGTAGTTTGCTGAGATATACGTTGCAGTATTTCATCTCGCAAACTCTTGTACTCTGCTAGAAAAAAATCTTTATTAAATATGATTGGATTTTTGACTCTCCTATGAATTTGGTAGTAGTCAGCAGGTAAAGGAGAAACATTGTTCTTAGCACCAAAAATATAATTGGCAGATGAAGGATCAGTTATAGTATTTGAGTCAGTGGAGGAAGGATTATTGTTGCCTTTTGCCCCGAATAAGTTGAGATTCCACATATTTTCAAAACATTTTTGACCTATGTTTACAACAGAAAAACGTGTAATATTTGCGATTTATTAATTAAAGCATAACTCGATTTGATATTAATAAAATCCCGCAGTATCTGGTCATTCAGTATTACTTGAATTTACCTAGATCCTATGTTGTGTTCATCAGTGGTAGCACTGGTTTTACTAACTACACTAAAGGGCGTTTCGTAAAACAATGCAGAATAACGATTTTGGTTAAGCGCTTCATAGCTAAGCAAGGCTGCTTTTGAATACAGTATTGTCCTATTTTAAGTAGTTAAATGTCCTAAATATGATTGTAACTTGGGGCATTCTTCAGCAAAAATCCGCCGCCATATTCTATGGAGGCATGTAAAGTGAAGGATAAGTAATTGTAAACCTTAACAGAGCAGGCCGCAATTTTACTGCGTAGGCTTTCTCTTTTCTACTTCTTAACAACTACAGGCACGTAAGGCACCGAGCTGCAAATGCAACTGCTGGTCCGGCGTCGACACCTATGCGTAGCCACATCATATCCTTACTAACAAAGTGAAAGAATGAATAAGATTCTAAGAAAAAGAGGCATTTTATAACCCATTCTCTTGGGCCGCATTGGGCTGGCGCACGTTGTCAATGCGGGTATAGCGGCGAATCATGGCTGTCGTCTTGTGCTTGGTCTGGTTCATGATCTTGCTGTCATCGACGCCTTTAAGCTTGGCAATGGTGACGAAGGAAGCGCGCAGCGAGTGGGCCGTGAACTTGCGGCCCAGATAGTGCTGCACCAGCAGGTTCAGCGAGTCGGTGTTCAAGCGGCGTGTACTTAGCCGCTGGGCCCGGCGAAAGGACACGAACAAGGGGCCGGTGCTGTGCCCATGCGCCTGCAGCAACTCCAGCCACTCCTTGCCGGCCCGCACCGGGCAGGTGCGGCGGTCCGGGGCAAAGAACACGGCCTTTTCTTCGCCTTCGCCCTGCTGGTTATTTTGCTGCGCGGCAAGTCCACCAGCAAGCCGTCGGCATCGAACTGCAAGTGCTCAATATTAACGTTGGCAAGTTCCTCGGGGCGGAAGGCGCCACTAAAGCCGAGCAGCAATAGCGCCCGGTCCCGTAGGCCCGCCGGGCGGCTGGTGTCAAGGGCCTAGATGACGCGCTTGAAATGGTCGAGCGTGAAGGCCGGCGCTTGATGCTGCCGCACGCCCTCGACGCGACTGACGCCTTCCATGAAGACCTTGAACCGTTCCTCGGTGCTCGGCGAGGGTAAGCCCGCCAGCTTATGGGCCTTGATAATCGAGGCAATGTGGCGTCGGATGGTAGCCGTCTTGCGGCCCAACTCCGTGAGGTAAGTGACAAAGCCCACCAACGTAGGTACATCCGCCGGCAAGGGCGAGCAATTATATTCCAGGCACCACTGGTTGAAACGCTTCCAGTCGCCGGCATACGCTTCCTTGGTATTGTCAGCGCCGTCCAGGCCGGCAGCCACGTAGCGGGCAGCCCTCTCGGCAAAGTCTTTAAGATGCCCGATCGGGCCGACGGTTTGGGTTGCTTCAACCACGGGTGCGAGTTCTTGCTTGGCCATACCTATTATATATAAGGAGTACGTCACCGCGCACCGGCCGGGCAGAATCAAGTTGCTTTCTCAGCCGAGGCTACTCGACAACGACAATCTTATAGTTGAAAAAAGTAGATATACAGGCTTAACAAAGCTGTTGTCATTACCCTCGATTATTCAAGTTTGTGCACTGAGCTACGTCTTGCCAAAGTAGACGCGTGCAAACGTGCCTCTAAAAAGTAGAAGTCTCATTGAGTGGGTGGCAGGATTAGTGCCGACTTAGGCGAAGACTATATCTGGCGGTACCAAGCGACACACCCCGATCTACTCCTTTATATATAGGGTACAGAAAACAGTTGCCCTAGCGATTGGCTGTTACCGGTTACCTGAAGGCTTAAGTGCTCGACTAGCAATACTCATCAACGATTTGTTCGCCCTGTTCGTTGACGACAGCGAAACCCGAAATAACCAGGATAGCTAAAATAGCATTTTCCCAAAGAGTGTTGTTGCTTTTCCCATAATATTGTACTATTAACATTTTTCTTTTGTTTTTCTAAAAAAACCTATTATAGTCGATATTCAGTGGTAGCACTGATTCGGGATGACTTCTTCAATATTAAATTGAAGTCATTAGCTCAATTTATTGTGAGCCAAGTCTATAAGAAAAAAGACAACAGTACAATGACATCAACTCTTAGCAATCCGACCAATGCCTGGACAGTATGCCTTTTAGCTATATAAGCAATGACGGGCGGACCTGCTATCACTATTTATACCAGAACAATTCTTGTGGACATTCGATGGCGGTAGAGTTCTTCCCTTCCCGAGGATATATGCCAAATAAGAGTATCCTACTTAATTGTGATCAACTTAAAGCCAAGATACTGGCAATACTGATGCAACGCATGCTTACTTATTAAGCCATATCGTTGGACGATGGGATAAGCCTTACCACCAACAGCCTAAATTCATTGTTCCCTCAGGTTAAATGAGTTAAACATGGACTCTAGTAATACCCAAAATATATCTACGGCACTTCTTATTGCAGTGGTCACTGTATTTGTATTACCTGCACTATTAAAATTTTTTGAAATTGTTTTTACTAGAGGCGTAAATAGAGATTCTGAGGTTAGAAATAAGCAATTAGCAATATTGGAACAATTAACTAAAATCGTATGGGAATGGAGATTTCTGGGCAAGCAAGTGTGTTATTATGGATGTAATTATAAAAGATCGTTCATCGATAATGAAAGGTTTCAGAAAGCAATTGTTGATTATGATAACAGGGTGTGGCCTCTTTTTGTTGAAATCAAAGCAATTAAATCTAGGGCAATAGTTTGGTACGCTCAATCAGTACCTGAAAAAATTGAAGCCCTATACGAATATATAAAGCGAGATATTGATGCTCCATTGACATCACTTGTTGCTAAATCCCAAAGCCAAGAAAATAACTTATCGTCAGAATTTTTTAAGATGCAAGCCCTATTTTCAAATGAGGTTTCTCCAAATATTGAGACCCACATTGTTTTTATTGCAGATAAAATTAAAAGGTTAAAATTATAGGTAGCATACAATAGATGGCGGTGGTATAAAGCGAGGTGATTCGTAACTTGGAAGTATGCTTTCAACCACGTTCACGTGTGGCAAGTGTAGCAGCACGGCCTTGCGCAAGAATGGGAGCCGCAACGGCCAGCCTAAGTACTAGTACACCAATTGCCGCCATCAGGCCCTGTTTGTTCCGGCTGCCGTCAGCAAAGCCGCCCAGTGCAAACCAACGCGGACCTGAAGAAACCAAAGCCCACCTACGCAGTCGACACCTATATATAAGTATCAACTTCGTAGCCGGGCTTTGGAAACATAAACAAGGTCTAATATTAGGTACGATGCGAAGCCTATTAATTACCCTCGATAAGTAAACGTTATCGAGGGTAATACTTGATTAAGCCAATAAAAATTGGAATGAGATAAAACAGTGAGTTATGTCATAAGTACGTGCGGAAAAGTGCAAATCTAGTTGTGGTAAACAATTCCTCTGCCAATTAGCTTGCCTTGCGACTTACTTAGCATGAACAGTATAAGGTGAAAGTCCCTAAGCTATTTCCTTAGTACGTTTTGCTTAGACAACACCCTACGGACACGGTCGCCTGCAGTCAAGTGGGCAGTCCCATGTGGCTGCCGCACTGCCGCGTCTGAACTGTCTAACGCGATTAACTTGACTCATCCGGCCGAACAGACTCTTAACAGAAGTGAAGCATGTTGCTTGTCTTGCTCATATGTCAGTACTGTCTGTTTCCATTCCAACCAAAGCGCCATTAATTGACCTATAACTGCAGTGGAAACAGACAGTACTGCTATACGGCCTTTTTGAGTTGGAGAACCTCAGCAACTACATACTTGCCCGCCTTTTCAAGGAGTTGATTAGGTAACCTTGCCTTGCCAAGGCACCCGTCACCAGCAAAGCCGCGGTCAGCTAGTGGCTGGTGGCCCATCGCTCTCCTCTAAACACGTAGTGAGCGGCCGCAAAGCCGCCCAACAAGCCGACGAGGAAGCCTGCATACCGGACCACATATTGGGTTTCCAAATAGCCGTCGTCGAGCGTATGCTGATAGACGCCGAAGCCGATTAACGTAAGGGTAAGCCCGATGACGAGCAGGCCCGCATACTTTTTCTCTGTGGCGACAAAGGCGCAAGCCAAAAAAACGAACAGGCTAAAGGCCACCGAGGGGATGGTTAGCAGTTTCACCCAATACTCAAACCACGTCAGGTGGTAGACGTCTACCCGCCCCGTGCGGTGCATCAAGAAGGCGGCGGCTCCCATCGTCAAGGTGCCGGCGAAGAGAACTCCCAACAGCCATTTCGCCGCTTTCCAGCAAGAAAAAGAAAGTAGAGACTCACATACTTCGTGGCGCTCTGCACGGCGGTCTTTTTACAGTATGGACAGGCAATTGATGGCAGGCCTACTTATCGTCAGCCTGGTGCGCCGAGGTTCGGACACCAGACTACACGGCAGGGGCGGCACTGCTCACCCAGCTACCGGCCCGTCGGCCCCAGCCTGCTCTGCAGCTTGGTCGTCCGCTCGTTGATGCGCGGGCCAAGGTTTTGCCGTTCCAACTCGCCGAGGAATTGGCGAACGGCGGCCTGGTCGGCGACCAACAGGGGTTGCGGAAGGTGGGCGAGCACCACCAGCGCGTTGTAAATGCCGTTCAGGTTGGCGGGCTGGGCGCGGGCTTGGGCCAGCAGCGCCGCCACCAAGGTGGGCGCGGTGGCGTAAGCGCCCACCAGCTCTTGGTAAGCCGCGCCCCGGGCGCGGGGCGCGGCCGCGAATAGTCCCCGTACCGTCCGGGCCAGCGCCTCGGGGGGCGCCGCGCTGGCCCGGACGGCCGCTGCGGACCCGGCCCTAGCGGGCCGCACGGTGGCGGCCTGCAAATCGGTACTGAGGTAGCCGGCGCTCTGCTCGGCAGCGGTCAGCTGCTGCTCGGCGACGGCCAGTTGG
This window of the Hymenobacter volaticus genome carries:
- a CDS encoding helix-turn-helix domain-containing protein, giving the protein MALSKAQAVKSLYLQKDKTAADIAQLLGIGRSTVYR
- a CDS encoding tyrosine-type recombinase/integrase — encoded protein: MFFAPDRRTCPVRAGKEWLELLQAHGHSTGPLFVSFRRAQRLSTRRLNTDSLNLLVQHYLGRKFTAHSLRASFVTIAKLKGVDDSKIMNQTKHKTTAMIRRYTRIDNVRQPNAAQENGL